Proteins encoded together in one Musa acuminata AAA Group cultivar baxijiao chromosome BXJ3-6, Cavendish_Baxijiao_AAA, whole genome shotgun sequence window:
- the LOC103988826 gene encoding leucine-rich repeat receptor-like serine/threonine-protein kinase BAM3 gives MLLTIILGFSLVLLRPPPILLYPPPPLPHKPPSMASSAPPALLFLSSLLLHLASASSTGLLSLSLRKQASILLSIKRSFHHSQSLLPSWNSSAHAALCAWDGVRCDDSNHLVLALDVANSNFSGSLSPAIAELKGLASLSVAGNSLSGPFPHAISELPRLRYLNISNNQFNGTLNWSFSDTAELEVLDAYDNDFSGPLPVGLPRLTKLRHLDLGGNYFSGAIPFAYGGFSAITYLSLAGNDLGGFIPPELGNVTTLKQLYLGYYNEFDGGVPAEIGNLIGLLHLDLSSCGLEGEIPPELGNLKNLDTLFLQTNQLTGAIPFQLGNLSSLRYLDISNNALTGEIPKEFSKLHQLTLLHVFMNRLHSEIPGFVAELPSLEVLKLWQNNFTGSIPAALGRNGRLRELDLSTNKLTGLIPPSLCFGKKLEILILLNNFLFGPLPDDLGDCMTLSRVRMGQNYLTGSIPRGFLYLPELSLLELQNNYLTGVVAEEPAQKPAKLGLLNLSNNRLTGPLPSSIGNFSSLQILLLGGNEFAGEIPSQLGLLKQVLKVDMSRNNFSGRIPPEIGDCSSLTYLDLSHNQLAGPIPARISQVRILSYLNLSWNRLSQRIPQEMASMKSLTSADFSHNDFSGKIPETGQFAYLNASSFLANPQLCGSASNPCSSSSSPRIERGEHHGVKSQLPGRFRLLFALGLLTCSLVFSITVVIKTQSMMKRGFSDSWKLTAFQNLEFACDDVVECLKENCIIGRGGAGVVYRGTTPSGDGIAVKRLLGINKGSTHDNGLSAEIQTLGKIRHRNIVRLLAFCSDKETNLLVYEYMHNGSLGEVLHGKRGGYLSWEMRHRIATGAAKGLSYLHHDCSPPILHRDVKSNNILLDLDFEAHVADFGLAKYLQDTGASESMSAIAGSYGYIAPEYAYTLKVDEKSDVYSYGVVLLELITGKKPVGDFGEEGLDIVQWARMNTSWNKEGVVEILDPRLIDVPMEEAMQVFFVAMLCVQEHSVERPNMREVVLMLEQAKQSH, from the exons ATGCTACTCACCATCATCCTTGGATTCTCTCTCGTCCTCCTCCGCCCTCCCCCCATCTTATTATATCCACCTCCTCCTCTGCCTCATAAGCCTCCCTCCATGGCTTCTTCCGCCCCACCAGCCTTGCTCTTCCTCTCCTCTCTCCTGCTCCACCTCGCCTCTGCTTCCTCCACCGGCCTCCTCAGCCTCTCCCTGAGAAAGCAAGCTTCCATCTTGCTCTCCATCAAGCGCTCTTTCCACCACTCCCAGTCTTTACTCCCCAGCTGGAACTCATCAGCCCATGCAGCTCTCTGCGCTTGGGATGGTGTGCGGTGTGACGACTCCAATCACCTAGTCCTCGCGCTCGACGTGGCCAACTCTAACTTCTCCGGCTCCCTCTCCCCTGCGATCGCCGAGCTGAAGGGCCTCGCTTCCCTCTCCGTCGCCGGAAACAGCCTCTCCGGTCCGTTTCCGCACGCTATCAGTGAGCTCCCCCGCCTCAGGTACCTCAACATCTCCAACAACCAGTTCAACGGCACCTTGAACTGGAGCTTCTCCGACACGGCGGAGCTGGAAGTCTTGGATGCCTACGACAATGACTTCTCCGGGCCGCTTCCTGTTGGCCTCCCGAGGCTGACCAAGCTCCGGCATCTGGACCTCGGCGGGAATTACTTCTCCGGTGCGATCCCGTTCGCTTATGGAGGCTTCAGTGCCATCACCTACCTCTCGCTCGCGGGGAACGATCTCGGCGGCTTCATACCTCCTGAGCTGGGCAATGTCACCACTCTGAAGCAGCTCTACTTGGGTTACTACAACGAGTTCGACGGCGGCGTCCCGGCCGAGATCGGCAACTTGATCGGTCTGCTCCATCTCGACCTCTCCAGCTGTGGCTTGGAGGGGGAGATCCCGCCGGAGCTGGGGAATCTGAAGAACCTGGACACTCTCTTCCTGCAGACGAATCAGCTCACCGGTGCAATCCCTTTCCAGCTTGGCAACCTCAGCAGCTTGAGATACCTCGACATCTCCAACAACGCACTCACCGGCGAGATCCCCAAGGAGTTCTCCAAGCTCCATCAACTCACCTTACTGCACGTGTTCATGAACCGGCTTCACAGCGAGATTCCAGGGTTCGTGGCGGAGCTGCCCAGTCTGGAGGTCCTGAAGCTGTGGCAGAACAACTTCACCGGATCGATCCCAGCCGCGCTGGGTCGAAACGGGAGGCTTCGCGAGCTCGATCTCTCTACCAACAAGCTCACCGGGCTGATCCCGCCATCTCTCTGCTTCGGCAAGAAGCTGGAGATACTGATTCTGCTCAACAACTTCCTCTTCGGCCCATTGCCGGACGACCTCGGTGACTGCATGACGCTCTCCAGGGTCCGCATGGGGCAGAACTACTTGACCGGATCGATTCCTCGGGGCTTCCTCTATCTGCCGGAGCTGTCTCTGCTGGAGCTGCAGAACAATTACCTCACCGGAGTGGTAGCGGAAGAGCCAGCGCAGAAGCCTGCAAAGCTAGGCCTATTGAACCTCTCCAACAACAGGCTCACCGGGCCTCTTCCCTCCTCCATCGGGAACTTCTCGTCGCTGCAGATTCTTCTCCTCGGCGGCAACGAGTTCGCCGGGGAGATACCATCCCAGCTCGGCCTTCTGAAGCAGGTGCTGAAGGTAGACATGAGCAGGAACAACTTCTCCGGCAGAATCCCCCCCGAGATCGGTGACTGCTCCTCACTGACCTACTTGGATTTGAGCCACAACCAGCTCGCCGGACCGATTCCAGCTCGGATATCTCAGGTTCGCATCCTGAGCTACCTCAATCTGTCATGGAATCGCTTGAGCCAGAGGATTCCGCAGGAGATGGCAAGCATGAAGAGTCTCACTTCCGCAGACTTCTCGCACAACGATTTCTCCGGTAAGATACCGGAGACCGGGCAGTTCGCTTATCTCAACGCTTCATCTTTCCTCGCCAACCCTCAGCTATGTGGATCAGCTTCAAATCCATGCAGCTCGTCATCCTCTCCACGGATCGAACGAGGCGAGCATCACGGTGTCAAGTCCCAGCTCCCTGGAAGATTCAGGCTCCTGTTTGCTCTGGGACTCTTAACATGTTCTCTGGTATTTTCCATCACAGTGGTCATCAAGACGCAATCCATGATGAAGAGAGGCTTCTCCGACTCATGGAAGTTGACGGCGTTCCAGAATCTCGAATTCGCTTGCGACGACGTCGTCGAGTGCCTCAAGGAGAACTGCATCATCGGAAGAGGAGGGGCCGGAGTCGTGTACAGAGGAACGACGCCGAGCGGGGATGGGATCGCAGTGAAGAGACTGCTGGGGATCAATAAAGGTTCTACCCACGACAACGGGTTGTCGGCAGAGATCCAAACGCTGGGCAAGATCAGGCACCGCAACATCGTGCGCCTGCTCGCCTTCTGCTCCGACAAGGAGACGAACCtgctggtgtacgagtacatgcaCAACGGGAGCTTGGGGGAGGTGCTGCACGGGAAGAGAGGAGGGTATCTGAGCTGGGAGATGAGGCACCGGATTGCAACGGGGGCAGCCAAGGGGCTGAGCTACCTCCACCATGACTGCTCTCCTCCCATCCTCCACAGGGACGTCAAGTCCAACAACATCTTGCTCGATCTGGACTTCGAAGCTCACGTTGCAGACTTCGGCCTGGCCAAGTACCTGCAGGACACAGGAGCCTCCGAGAGCATGTCAGCCATTGCTGGTTCTTATGGCTACATTGCTCCAG AGTATGCGTACACTCTCAAGGTGGACGAGAAGAGCGATGTGTATAGCTACGGAGTGGTTCTCCTGGAGCTCATCACCGGCAAAAAGCCGGTGGGCGACTTCGGGGAGGAAGGACTGGATATAGTGCAGTGGGCGAGGATGAACACGAGCTGGAACAAGGAGGGGGTGGTGGAGATCTTGGACCCGAGGCTGATCGATGTGCCGATGGAGGAAGCCATGCAGGTGTTCTTCGTCGCCATGCTCTGCGTGCAGGAGCACAGTGTGGAAAGGCCCAACATGAGGGAGGTCGTCCTGATGCTCGAACAAGCAAAGCAATCacactga